The Sporichthyaceae bacterium genome includes a window with the following:
- the fabG gene encoding 3-oxoacyl-ACP reductase FabG: protein MGQPLLAGRTAVVTGAAQGIGYAIAELFAAEGARVVLGDLNGDAVELAAKQLGGPEVARGLRCDVTQSAEVDALVAAAVEAFGSVDVMVNNAGITRDATMRTMTEEQFDQVIDVHLKGTWNGTRAASAIMRRQQRGAIVNISSMSGKVGMVGQTNYSAAKAGIVGLSKAAAKEMAHHGVRVNVIQPGLIRSAMTEALPQHIWDQKVSEIPLQRVGEPSDIASVALFLASDLSSYMTGTVLEVSGGRFM from the coding sequence ATGGGACAGCCGTTGTTGGCCGGCCGCACGGCCGTGGTCACCGGCGCCGCGCAGGGCATCGGCTACGCCATCGCGGAGTTGTTCGCGGCCGAGGGCGCCCGGGTGGTGCTCGGCGACCTCAACGGCGATGCAGTGGAGTTGGCCGCCAAGCAACTCGGTGGCCCCGAGGTGGCCCGCGGGCTGCGCTGTGACGTGACGCAGTCCGCCGAGGTCGACGCGTTGGTGGCCGCCGCGGTCGAGGCCTTCGGATCGGTGGACGTGATGGTGAACAACGCGGGCATCACCCGCGACGCCACCATGCGCACGATGACCGAGGAGCAGTTCGACCAGGTCATCGACGTGCACCTGAAGGGCACCTGGAACGGCACCCGAGCCGCGTCGGCGATCATGCGCCGGCAGCAGCGCGGCGCGATCGTGAACATCTCCTCGATGTCCGGCAAGGTCGGCATGGTCGGGCAGACCAACTACTCCGCGGCCAAGGCCGGGATCGTCGGGTTGTCCAAGGCCGCGGCCAAGGAGATGGCGCACCACGGGGTGCGGGTCAACGTCATCCAACCCGGCCTGATCCGCTCGGCGATGACCGAGGCGCTGCCCCAGCACATCTGGGACCAAAAGGTTTCCGAGATTCCCCTGCAACGGGTGGGGGAGCCCAGCGACATCGCGTCGGTGGCGCTGTTCCTGGCCAGCGATCTGTCGTCGTACATGACCGGCACCGTGCTCGAGGTGTCCGGCGGACGGTTCATGTGA
- a CDS encoding MaoC family dehydratase, with amino-acid sequence MHAFASLEEVAEAVGHTFGPTEGFMVDQDCIAGFAGATQDNQWIHVDVARAADGPFGTTIAHGFLTLSLIPYFAQQLYSLDFATARINYGLNKVRFPSIVPVGSALHGSATVLDLTRQQTGSLLTMRYVVQVAGAAKPACIAETLTFLPR; translated from the coding sequence ATGCACGCCTTCGCCTCGCTGGAGGAAGTGGCGGAGGCGGTGGGCCACACGTTCGGGCCCACCGAGGGGTTCATGGTTGACCAGGACTGCATCGCCGGGTTCGCCGGCGCCACGCAGGACAATCAGTGGATCCACGTCGATGTGGCCCGGGCGGCGGATGGCCCGTTCGGGACCACGATCGCGCACGGCTTCCTGACGTTGTCGCTGATCCCATACTTCGCCCAGCAGTTGTACTCGCTGGATTTCGCCACAGCCCGAATCAACTACGGCCTGAACAAGGTCCGGTTCCCCTCGATCGTGCCGGTGGGATCAGCGCTGCACGGCTCGGCAACGGTGCTCGACCTGACCCGGCAACAGACCGGCTCGTTGCTGACCATGCGCTATGTGGTGCAGGTGGCGGGTGCGGCCAAGCCGGCGTGCATCGCGGAAACGTTGACCTTCCTGCCGCGGTAG
- a CDS encoding acetyl-CoA C-acetyltransferase, which yields MRDVVICEPVRTPIGRFGGSFKSLTAASLGEIVLRGLLERTGVDPAAIDDVVLGHCYPSAEAPAIGRVVALDAGLPITVPGMQLDRRCGSGLQSVLQAGMQVATGVNDVVVAGGAESMSNAIFYATDMRWGVRTPAVSLHDALARGRATAGGRDYPVPGGMLETAENLRREYRIPRAEQDELAVRSHQRAVAAQQSGVFDEEIVPVPVPGKGGPTVVTLDEHPRADTTTESLAKLRPVLGKQDPEATVTAGNASGQNDAAAVCLVTHPQRAVELGLRPLVRLVSWGVGGVEPSRMGIGPVPATAAALDRAGLKLADIDLIELNEAFAAQVLAVTREWGLAASDFDRLNVHGSGISLGHPVGATGTRILTTLAREMARREVRYGLETMCIGGGQGLAAIFERV from the coding sequence GTGCGTGATGTGGTGATCTGCGAGCCGGTGCGTACGCCGATCGGGCGCTTCGGTGGTTCGTTCAAATCCCTGACCGCGGCTTCGTTGGGCGAGATCGTGTTGCGCGGTCTGCTCGAGCGCACCGGAGTGGATCCGGCCGCGATTGACGACGTGGTGCTCGGGCACTGCTATCCGAGCGCCGAGGCGCCGGCCATCGGCCGGGTCGTCGCGTTGGACGCCGGGCTGCCGATCACCGTCCCCGGCATGCAGCTCGACCGCCGCTGCGGCTCGGGCCTGCAGTCCGTGCTGCAGGCCGGCATGCAGGTGGCCACCGGTGTCAACGACGTGGTGGTGGCCGGCGGCGCGGAGAGCATGAGCAACGCGATTTTCTACGCCACCGACATGCGGTGGGGCGTGAGGACTCCGGCGGTCAGTCTGCACGACGCCCTGGCCCGCGGGCGGGCCACGGCGGGCGGGCGTGATTACCCCGTCCCCGGCGGCATGTTGGAGACCGCGGAGAACCTGCGTCGGGAGTACCGCATCCCCCGCGCGGAACAGGACGAACTCGCGGTGCGCTCACACCAGCGCGCCGTGGCCGCGCAGCAATCCGGGGTGTTCGACGAGGAGATCGTGCCCGTGCCCGTGCCCGGCAAGGGCGGCCCGACGGTGGTCACCCTCGACGAGCACCCGCGGGCGGACACGACGACGGAATCACTGGCCAAGTTGCGTCCGGTACTGGGCAAACAGGACCCCGAGGCCACCGTGACCGCAGGCAATGCCAGCGGGCAGAACGACGCCGCGGCCGTGTGCCTGGTCACCCACCCGCAGCGGGCCGTGGAACTCGGGCTGCGCCCGTTGGTGCGGCTGGTGTCCTGGGGCGTCGGCGGCGTGGAGCCGTCCCGGATGGGCATCGGCCCGGTGCCGGCCACCGCGGCGGCGTTGGACCGCGCCGGGTTGAAACTCGCCGACATCGACCTGATCGAACTCAATGAAGCGTTTGCCGCGCAGGTGCTCGCCGTCACTCGGGAGTGGGGACTGGCGGCGAGCGACTTCGACCGGCTCAACGTGCACGGCTCGGGCATCTCGCTGGGCCACCCGGTGGGCGCCACCGGCACCCGGATCCTGACCACGCTGGCCCGGGAAATGGCGCGCCGCGAGGTCCGCTACGGACTGGAAACCATGTGCATCGGCGGCGGACAGGGCCTGGCGGCAATCTTCGAGCGTGTGTGA